TgcaacttttataatttattacacataaaaaaatttatatataaaaataccaTTTTCTCATCACGTATATGtattgtaaaatattaatcCATCCAAAGTTATGGCAGATATTGTAAACActgttttattaaaataattatattttataacttttcatcttttttaataaaattcattcaaagaagcaaaatgtaTTCTTCAATATAATCTTTTCtttgttacattttattCTATAACTTTTCAGAAAGATGCAcaaattacacaaaattcTAGTAATATTTATAGTAGATTAAATGATGATActtataaaattttgaaaaattatgataaagTATGTGATGAATTTTACCAAAcgttaagaagaaaaaacaagaagTTTAAGGATTTTTGCAAGAATCTTACtagaattttacaaaattctGATAACCTCTCGTTTCCAAACACAGTTAATGGTGATATATGTACAATTATAGAATTATGGACATACGATCAAATATATAATCAAATGCCTGAACttactgaaaaaaatgaatttgaagaaattattgATATGGCATCTAATATAGTGATTCGTAATTTTGGGTCTTTATCTCGTTGCCAAGAGTTGTAAAAACATcgaattgaaaaagaaaattttaacgaTATGAAAAAACTTTACGATTATGTTGAAAACTATAAAAGTATTGCATCGCACCTCTtagataaatattatatatgtaccgaaaaattaaagagttACTTAGATgaaattcaaaatatatatttaaaatcaAAGGATATTAATATTCCAGGAAGTAGCATATATAACTATATATTGCTtgattttgaaaatgttaatATTGAAAACGATCGCTGGAATATAACATGTAAAGAAATTATACAGGAAAAACCCTTTTCACAGGGAATTCAACGATTATATACTTCTCATGAAGGAGACAGTGCACAAACATTAAAATTACCGGAACCAGTAGTAGTGGAATCATCAGTATTACCAAGacgagaaggagaaaaaggattAGCAGTAACAGACGTTGCAGTAGAAGAAGCAAATTCATCCGATAAAGTTAGTATGGATTCAGTCCCTGTTGGAGACGAATCTGAATCAGTTATTCCCACTAAAGTAGGTACAATTGGTGCTACACTTGCAGgatcttctttatttttaataatgatgTATATGGtgaaaaaacacatatttattaaatattatcattttgtgttaatatttatattacattattatgagaatttattaaaaacaaacaattatattttcaaatatgtatattcattCTAACGTTAGT
The window above is part of the Plasmodium cynomolgi strain B DNA, scaffold: 0566, whole genome shotgun sequence genome. Proteins encoded here:
- a CDS encoding hypothetical protein (putative); translated protein: MKKLYDYVENYKSIASHLLDKYYICTEKLKSYLDEIQNIYLKSKDINIPGSSIYNYILLDFENVNIENDRWNITCKEIIQEKPFSQGIQRLYTSHEGDSAQTLKLPEPVVVESSVLPRREGEKGLAVTDVAVEEANSSDKVSMDSVPVGDESESVIPTKVGTIGATLAGSSLFLIMMYMVKKHIFIKYYHFVLIFILHYYENLLKTNNYIFKYYTPLGSWIKTKLLRRNKLMENMKRNNYELLLNDIENSQAGLKDTMYHIRYNSSSNQ